GCCCAGTTCCCGGTATGCGATTGCAGGATTACTGGGGGGTCGGCCCGAAGACGAGCGAACGGCTCCGCGAGTCGCTCGGCGTCGAACGGGCCGTCGAGGCCATCGAGGGCGCCGACATCAGGACGCTCGCCGAGGCGGGACTGCCCCGCGGGCGGGCCGTCCGCATCCTCCGGCGCGCGAACGGCGCCGCGGGGATGGACGCCCTCGGGACGCGGGACGTCCACGAGGTGTACGACGAACTGCTGACGCTCGCCGGCGAGTACGCCGTCACCGACCACGCGGCCGACCGCATCCGCGTGCTGACACCGTTAGAGCGCGTCGAGGACCGCGAAGACCGATTGGACGACGTGCTCGACGCCCGCGAGGCGTGGGAGTCGCTCGGCGGGGACGCCCGCGAGGCCGTGCTCGACGCCTTCGCGCGCTACGACGAGGCGGGCGGGTCCGACCGGGCGGCCGTCGAGGCGGCGCTCTCGCTCCGCGAGGCGGGATTGAGAGGGGCCACGTTCGCCGCCCTCGACGGCATCGACGACGACGCCCTCCGCGAGGCCGCGGGCGCCCTCGGCTACGTCGAGGACGACGGCTCCGTCGCCGCGGGCGCCGACGAGGAACTCGACCGCCTGCGCGAGCGCCTCGACTCGGTCAGAGAGATGGAGAGCGGCGCTCTCGACGCCCTCGAATCCGTGCGTTCGCGCGGCGTCCGCAGCCTCGATGAGTTTCGCTCGGCGTTCGTCGAGTACGTTACCGAGGAGACGGACCTCCGGCGCGGGCGCGTCGAGTCCGCGACGACCGACGACGCCTACGACGAGGCCGACTTCGCCTCCGCGACGCTCAGGAACCTCGTCGCGGAACTGGAGGCCGACGCCGAGGCGAGAGAGGAGTCCGTCGCCGCGGACCTCCGCGCGGACGTGGAGGCCGCCCGCGCGGACGTCGACGCCGCCGTCGCCGCCGTCTCCGACATCGCCTTCGAACTCTCCTTGGGTCGGTTCGCCGCCGAACACGACTTGGTCCGGCCGAGACTCGTCGACGACGGACTGGCCGTCCGGGGGGCGCGCAACCTGACGCTTCCGGGCGACGTCGACCCCGTCTCCTACGCCGTCGGCACCCACGGACTGACGGGTGACCCCGACTCGACGCCGCCGTCGGGCGACCGGGTGGCCGTGCTGACCGGCGCGAACTCCGGCGGGAAGACGACGCTCCTGGAGACGCTCTGTCAGGTGGCGCTGCTCGCGTCGATGGGGCTGCCGGTGCCGGCCGAGGAGGCCGAAGTCGGCGCGTTCGACACCGTCGTCTTCCACCGCCGACACGCCAGTTTCAACGCGGGCGTGCTCGAATCGACGCTGAAGTCCATCGTCCCGCCGCTCTCCTCGGGCGGGCGGACCCTCATGTTGGTCGACGAGTTCGAGGCCATCACGGAACCCGGGCGAGCGGCGGACTTACTGGAGGGATTGGTGTCGCTCACGGTCCGGCAGGACGCGCTGGGAGTGTACGTGACGCACCTCGCCGACGAACTGAGCCCGCTTCCCGAGCAGGCGCGCATCGACGGCATCTTCGCGGAGGGGCTGACCGAGGAGTTGGCGCTCGAAGTGGACTACCAGCCGCGGTTCGGCACCGTCGGCAAGTCGACGCCGGAGTTCATCGTCTCGCGACTCGTCGCCAACGCCCGCGACCGGGCGGAGCGACAGGGGTTCGAGGCGCTGGCGGCCGCCGTCGGCGAGGAGGCGGTCCAGCGGACGCTCTCGGACGCGGTTCAGTGACTCAGCGCATCTCGGCGAGGTCCACGAAGGCGTCGAAGTCCGCCGATATCCACGCCTCGACGCGTTCGAGACAGCGGTTCCGACGCGGGTACACCGTGCACCGGTCGGGGCCGTCCTCGTAGCTGACGACCACGCTGTGAAGCTCGAACTCCCGGCCGTCGACGTCGCGGGACCGGTCGACGTCGGCGCCGGTGATGTTCCGCGCGTCTGGCGTCCCGTCGGAGCCGGCGGATGAGTCGGACATGGGCGTTTCGTTCGAAGAACGCTCCTCCAGCCTACATAACCTCTACTAACTCCGCTCAATAGGTCACATTTCGGAAATATGGCTCCACGGAGGACGGTCTCCGAACCCATTCCGTTCGGTCGAGTCGGCCGACCCGGTTCGCGTCGGTCGGTTCGACGCGAGGACGGCGCCGCTCTCCCGGCGGAGCGTCGGACCGCACGTTTTTCGGCGTCGGTCCCCGACGGGGAGATATGTTCGAGGACCGCTCCGGCCGCCTCCCCGACAGGCGACCGCTCAAGGGGTACGGCGCGGCCGTCACGGCCGGACCGGACGGTCCACTCCTGTTCGTCGGCGGGTACGGCACCGACAACCGGGTGTTGACGGGCGGCGACGACGGACTCGTCGACGCGACCCCCGACCCCCTCTCGGACCCCCACGGACACGCGTTCGGCGTGGTCGCGGCCGACGTCGACGCCGACGGCGACGAGGAGGTGTACGTCCACAACAGCGACGCCTACGGCGGTATCTCCACCGAGCGGGACCGCCTGTTCGACCGAACGGCGACCGGGTGGCGGGACCTGTTCGGCCTCCCCGTCAACGCCGGCCGGGAGAACGTCCGCGCCGGGCGGTCCGTCGCGGCCGTCGACCGACTCGGAACCGGCCGCTACGGCCTCCTCCTCGCCTGTTACGGCGCGCCGATGCGCTTCTACGAACTCGGCGACGACGGCGAGGTGACCGACATGGCCGAGGACGTCGGCGTCGACTTCCTCACCGGCGGCCGGTCGCTGGTCGCCGGTCCCGTCGTCACCGACCGGACGGACGTGTTCGTCGGCAACGAACGCGGGCCGAACTACCTCCTCCGCAACGACGGCGGCCGCTTCTCCGACGTGGCCGAGGCGTTCGGCCTCGGCGCGCCCGGCGAACACGCCCGCGGCGTCGCCCTCGTCGACCCCGACGGCGACGGCGCGTTCGACCTCGTGGTCGGCAACTGGGAGGGGCCGAACCGCCTCTTCGAGCGACGGGGCGGCGGGGGCGGGGACGACGGCGAGGGAAACGGCGACACCGACGCCGACCCGACGTTCGTCGACGTCGCGCCCGCCGAGTGGGCCGAACCCACGCGGACGCGGACCGTCCTCGCGGCCGACTTCGACAACGACGGCGCCCCCGAGGTGTTCGTCAACGCGATGGGCGCGCCGAACCGACTCCTCCGGTACCGCGGGGGCGAGTGGGCCGTCGCGGACCCCGGCGACGCGGCGGAACCGCGCGGCCTCGGCACGGGCGCGACGGTGTGCGACGTCGACGGCGACGGGACGCTCGAACTGCTCGTCGTCCACGGCGAAATCGGCTCGCAACCGCTGTCGCTGTACGCCGCCCCGAACGACAACCGGTGGCTCCGCGTCCGGCCGCTGACCGAACACGGCGCGCCCGCGCGAAACGCCGTCGTGACGCTCGACACCGACCGCGGGACGCAGACGCGACTCGTCGACGGCGGGTCGGGCTACCTCTGCCAAACCGAACCGGTCGCGCACTTCGGCCTCGGCGGCGACACCGCCGCGGCGGCGGTACCGGAGGAGGTTCGGGTCCGCTGGCCCGGCGGGCGCGAACGGGGCGTCGACGTCAGCGAGGAGGAGGCGGAGACGGAACTCTCGGTCGAGCACCCGGCGAACCGCGGTGCGTGACTCGGACGGGACCGCACCGCGCCGAGGCAAGTTCCGCCACCTCGGTCGGAGTGAAGTGCGTCGGGCGGTTCTCTTCCGGGGATGGTAGACCCGACCTCGGATCTCGGGGAGGACGTCGACGAGTCCGACGCCCCCGCCTGCGCGAACTGCGACGAACCGATACTCCAGTCGCCCACGCACCGCGTGGTCACCTGGGTCGAGGACGGGGCCGTGCGGCACCGCCACTTCTGCTCGGAGGAGTGTCGCGAGGAGTTCGGAGAGTAGCGACGTTCACTCGACGGACGACCAGAAGCGGTCGACGCCGAGTCGAAGCATGTCCGGGCTGACCGGCGAGAACTCTTCTCTCTCCTCTTCGGGGAAGTACTCCCGCACACCGTCCCACGAGTCGCGGGCGTAGCGCGCGTCGACGAAGGCGCGGACGCCCACCTCCTCGGGGCCGCGGATGACCCGGCCGATAGCCTGTCTGGCTTTTCTGACTGCCGGCACGGTGAGGGCGGCCTCGAATCCGCTGCGAGACGTTCCGCCTCGCATGCTCCCGCTCGCTCCGCTCGCGGGACCGCTTCCAAATTCACGGTCGTACGCCGTCTTCACCGCCCGCGTGCGCGGACTCGACGTGTTGATGATTGGGACGCCGCAGACGACGGCCGCGGCGAGTCGGTCGCCGCGGTAGTCGACGCCTTCCGTCAAAGTCCCGCGCAGACTCGTCACGAGTACCTTCTCCTCGCCGCCGAAGAAGTCGGCCTTCAGACGTTCGGTCGCGCCGTCGTCGGACGCCTCGTCGAGGAGCACCGTCTTCGATAGTCTCGACTCCAACTCGCCCGCCATCCACTCGGCCTCGGCGTAACTCGGCATCCCGACGAGGACGTTGCCCGGCGAGCGGGCTATCTCGGCGCAGGCGTCGACGTGCGCCCGGCGCGTCGGGTTCTCCTCGCCCGGCGGGCCGCGGTTCCCGTAGGTGAACTTCGGGGCGTCGACGGCGAACGACGCGCGGTTCTCCTCGGGAAAGGCGAGGCCGTACGTCCGCTCGGCTATCGGGCGGTCGTCCGATTCGAGGGCGTTCAGCCCCGTCACTTCTCGAAAGACGTCCAGCGGGGCGAGCGTCGCCGACATGAGGACGCCGCCGCCGAACTCGCCCAACCGCTCTGCGATGGCGTCGCCGGGGATGCAGTTGTGGAGAGCGAGATGCGCGTTGTACGCGCGCCGCCATGAGTCCTCCCGTTCGCTCTCGTCCCACGTCCGGTCGAGTTCTATCTCCCGGAAGTAGCCCGCGTGGTCGGCGCGCGCCCAGTTGGCCAGCGTCCGCCCGACGCCCGGCGCGGCGCGTCGGGTGTCCTCCTCTTCGGCGCTGTTCAGCACGCGGGCCGCGACGGCGCCGACCGTCTCCGCGCGGACCCACGTCCCCTCGTCGTAGCCCGCCTCGTCGGCCCACGCGGTCAGTTCGTCCTCGGCGGGTTCCTCCGGGTCGCGGAGGGGTATCTCGTCGTCGTCCAGTCGGGTCAGGTCGGCGCGCCAGTCGGGCAGTTCTTTGTCCAAATGCGCCGTCACCCGCCGGTCGAGTTCCTCCCGCAGGTCCCGAACGAAGTCGCGCGTCTCCTTCAGTTCCCGGAGCGTCACGTCTGACTCCTCCAGTTCGCCGCGGACGAGTTCGGCGTCCTCGCTCTCCCGTCCGTCACCGTCGAACTCGACGGGTTGGATCACGCGCGTCAGTTCGTTCTCGGCGTCCCGCAGGGTGGCGTCGCCCACGCCGTCGCTGACGAGTTCGCGGACGCGCGGTTCGAGCATGTGGGCCTCGTCGCAGACGACGAACGTCGACTCGTCGAGGAGGGCGCCCGTGAACGACCCGGTCGTCGTCGGGTCGAACGCGTGGTAGTAGTTGCCGACGACGACTTCGACGTGCGGCAGGACGGCGCCCATGACCGAGTGCGGGCAGGTGCCGTACCCCGCCGACAGGCGCACGAGTTCCTCGGTGTCGATGAGGCCCGACTCCGTCACGTCGAACGGGACGGCCTCTATCGGGTCGCCGTCCTCGGGCAGGTCGTCGAGGAACGTCGCGTAGAAGGGGCAGTACTCCGTGTCCTCGTATTCGGACGTTTCGGGGAGGTACGGCGTCGGTTCGCCGGCCGTTTCGAGGTAGTCGGGACCGGTCGTCGAACCGCTGTCGAGGAGGCCAGTCTGCGCCGCCCGCGCCTCCTTGACGAGTTTCCCGGTCGAGGTGAGACCGCCGTCTCCCACGAGGTTACGCGTCCGCTCTCTGAGCCCCTCGCAGCGGTCGTACACCGTCGAGTCGTCGATGGCGGCGACGTTCTCTCGACTGTACGGACAGACGTCCGCCTTCCCGACGAGCGTCAGCGCCGAGACGGGGTTCCAGTCGTCGGGCAGGTTGTCGTTGATGGTACGCAGGTCCTGTTCGAACTGCCTGAGCTGCTGTTTCACGCTCGTCAGCACGAGCACCCGTTCGTAGTCGGAGTCGGGGTCGCGGACCCGGTCGATGCCGGCCGTGAGCGCGAGCATCGTCTTGCCCGTCCCGCACGCCCCCTCGACGACGAGGAAGCCGCCGTCCTCGGCGGCGTCGACGGCGGCGTCGATGCCGTCGGCTTGCTCGGGGTAGGGTTCGGGGTGGCCGAACACGGCCTGCCAGTTCACGCGCCTCACTCGCGTCGCGGCGGTCATAGGGATGTCGGTGCTGGCCCCGCGCTCGTATTTGAACGTTCGCGGGACGGGCGCGACCGTCGATTCAGGAGACGATCGCGCGGCGCTCCGTCCCCGGAATCCGCCCGAGGGCGTACAGCGCGACCAGCGCGACGACGACGCCCGCGAGGCCGAACGCGAACGCCCGGAACACGTCGTCGAAGGCGTAGCCCGCCTCGGTGAGGACGCCGACGACGCCGCTTCCGTTGGCCTCGATGAGCAGGGAGGCGCCGCTGAAGACGGCGTAGGCGCTGCTGCGCACCTCGGCGGGGAGCGTACCGAGCAACCACGTGTCGAGCGCCGGGAACATGCTGTGGATGGTGTAGCCGACGACGGCGGTGACGGCGAGCACCGGGAGGAACCCGGTCACCTCCGTGAGGGCGAACAGCGCGGCGACGTAGGCGGCGAGCACGGTCAGGAGGTACGGCACCGTGGGGAGGCGGTCGGCGAGGCGGCCCGAGAGCCAGAACGCGGGGACGCCCGCCGCGAAGACGACGGTGAGCATCGTGCTCGCCTGCGTCGTCGAGAACGACTTCGCGGTCACGAGGTAGGTGACGTAGAAGTTGAAGAGGCCCTGCCAGACGAACCCGGCGGTGGCTATCATCAGCAGTCCGACGCCCATGAGTCGCCAGTAGCGCAGGGCGCCGACGAAGTCCCGGTCGACGTCCGTCTCGACGACGGCGTCGCTGTCGCGGGCGGTGTAGGCGAGGACGGCGGTGACGACGGCCGCGAGAACCGCGAGGAGCCAGAACGTCGCGCGCCAGTCCGCGACGGTGACGAACGCGACGACGACGGGGGCGGCGACGACGGCGGCGAGTTGGGCGGCGGTGCCGTGGACGCCGATGGCGCGCCCCACGGCGTCGGGGTAGAGTTCGCCGACGAGGGGGACGGCGGCGACGAAGTACGCCCCCGAGGCGAGACCGATTCCCAACGCCCCGACCTGCACCGCCAGAACCGACGGCGCGAGGGCGGTGAACGCCGCGGACAGCGAGAGCAGCGCCCCCGTCGCGAGGACGACTCGGTGGCGGGCCACGCGCGTGAGCAGGTAGCCGACGGGGATGCGCGGCACCGCCGTCCCCATCCAGACGAGCGTCGTCACCAGGCCCACCGTCGCCGGGCCGACGCCGAACTGCGTCTGGAACGTCTCGACGAGGGGCGCGAACGCCGTCCGACCGAGGTTGACGAGGAAGACCAACCCGCAGAGCGTGCCGAACAGTCGTGTGGTCACGCCGGCCGATTCGGCCACCGGGGTGAGGAAGCTACCGGAAGGGGCCAACGGGGAGAGGACGGGGACGGCCCGACCGCGCGTCTTCGAGCGAAGCCGGACCGCCGGGTAACCCGGCCGGCCGGCGACCGGGCCACCTCTTTTACCACGGCACCGAACCAACGCCCGCGTATGATTTCGAGCGACCGCATGGCAGCGGTGGACGAGAACAGCGAAGCGCTCGGCGTCCCGCGGAAACAGCTGATGGAGTCGAGCGGGAACGCCGTCGCCCGCGCGGTCCGCGACGTCGCGGACCCCGGTGCGAGCGTCGTCGTCGTCGCCGGCCGCGGCAACAACGGCGGCGACGCCTTCGTCGCGGCGCGCTTTCTCGACGGGTACGACGTGTCGGTCCGCCTGCTCGGCCGTCCTGACAGCATCTCCACGGACATCGCCCGCGAGAACTGGGACGCCCTGCAGTCCGCGGAATACGACGCGGAATCCGTGACGGACTCCAAGGACCTCGCTCTCGGCGACCCGGACGTCGTCGTCGACGCGATGCTCGGCACGGGCGTCACCGGCGCCCTCCGCGAACCCGAGGCGACCGCGGCGGAGGCGATGAACGGCCTCGACGCGACGGTCGTCGCCGTCGACGTGCCGTCCGGCGTGAACGCCGACACCGGCGAGGCCGAGGGCGTCGCCGTCGACGCCGACCGCGTGGTGACATTCCACGACCAGAAGCCGGGGCTCCCGGACCTCGACTGCGAGGTGACCGTCGCGGACATCGGCATCCCGCCGGCCGCCGAGGCGTTCGTCGGCCCCGGCGACCTGCGCTCGGTCCGCGAGGGCGTCCGCGGCGGCGACTCGCGCGTGTTCGTCATCGGCGGCGGCCCGTACACCGGCGCGCCCGCCCTCTCCGGGCAGTCTTCCCTGCGGGCCGGCGCGGACCTCACGTTCGTCGCCGCGCCGTCGAAGGTGTCCGGGCAGATTCAGGGGTACGCCGAGGACCTCATCGTGCAGGACTACGAGGGCGACCACCTGACGCCCGACCAGGTCGACGGCCTCGTGGAGACGGCCCACGACTACGACGACGTGGTCGTCCTCGGCCCCGGCCTCGGCAACGACGACGAGACGCTCGAAGCGGCCGAGCAGTTCCTCGAACGGTTCGAGGGGAAGGCCGTCGTCGACGCGGACGCCCTCGCCGTCGTCTCCGAGGTGGACACCGACGCGACGCTGGTCTGCACGCCGAACCGCAAGGAACTGGCCACGATGGGCGGTCCGGACGTCGACGGCCCCCTCCGCGACGCACGCGAGGAGATAGAGGAGTTCGCGGCCGACCTCGGCCACGTCGTCGTCGCCAAGGCGGCCGAGGACGTGGTCTCGGACGGCGAGCGAACGCGACTCGTCCGCGCCGGAACCCCGGCGATGACCGTCGGCGGCACAGGCGACATCCTCGCCGGCATCGTCGCGGGCCTCCTCGGCACGCAGGACCCCTTCGACGCCGCCTGCGCCGGTCCGTTCGTCAACGGCCGCGCGGCCGAACTCCTCGACGACGAACGCGCCGGCGGCCTCCTCGCCTCGGACCTCCTGGAGACCATCCCGCGGGCGATTCGGGGTGAGGGGGAGTGACGGGAGGGGAAGGCGGCGACGCCGACGCCGATGTCAATGCCACCGACGACTCCGACCTGACCCACGTCGACGACGACGGCGACGCGCAGATGGTGAACGTCGGCGAGAAACCGGACAGCCGCCGCCGCGCCGTCGCGCGCGGGACGATTCACCTCACCGAGTCCACCGTCGGCGCGATTCGCGCCGACGAGATAGGCAAGGGCGACGTGCTCTCGACCGCCCGAATCGGCGCGATTCAGGCCGTCAAGCACACGTGGGAGACGATTCCGATGTGCCACCAGATTCCGATCACGAACGTCGACACCGAGTTCGACGTGGCCGACGACGGCGTGACGCTCTCCGTCGCCGTCGAGACGACCGGAAAGACGGGCTGTGAGATGGAGGCCTTGGAGGGGGTGACGACGGGGTTAAACGTCGTCTGGGACATGGTGAAGGCGGCCGAGAAGAACGACGAGGGTCAGTACCCCGAGACGCGGATATCGGACGTGCGCGTGGTCGAGAAGAAGAAGCGGACGGGCTGAGCACCGCCGCTCGGTCCGTCCCCTCAGTTCCGCCGCCCGCCGTCCGTCTCGGCTCCGGCCCCCGCCTCGGCGCCGCCCGCCCGCACGTCCGCGGCCTTCGCCCGCGCCTTCTCGACGATAGCGGGGCGGGCCGCGAACTCCACGAGGACGTTCTCGCCGTCGTACTCCTCGTTCTCGACGTGGCCGTGGTCGTACAGCCACGAGACGAGGCTCATCGAGTCGTCCGACATCGGCAGGAGGAGTCGCTCCTCGCGCCAGTCGGGGAGTTCGTTCTCGATGCGGTCGGCGAGTTCGGAGACGTTCTCGCCGGTCAGCCCCGAGACGACGACCGGATTCGGCGCGAGGGCGCGGAGCGCCTCGGTCTTCCGTTCGAGTTCGCCGGGGTCGACGAGGTCTATTTTGTTCAGCACCGTCACGATGGGCGCCTCGTTCCGTTCGTACAGCGTGTCGTGGCAGGTGACGAGTTTGTCGCGCATCTCCTCGACCGGTTCGGAGGCGTCGACGACGAGGAGGACGAGGTCCGCGCGGTACACCGAGTCGAGCGTCGACTTGAACGACTCGACCAGCCAGTGCGGCAGGTTCGAGACGAAGCCGACGGTGTCGGTGAGGAGGACGTCGCGCGTGCCCGTCTCGGCGCGGCGCGTCGTCGTCCCGAGCGTGGTGAACAGGCGGTCCTCGGACTCGGCGGTCGGAGCCAAGTCGGGATGTAAGCCCTCGTTCTCGCCGACCTCCAGGTCCTCGGCGAGGCGGCGCATCAGCGTGGACTTCCCGGCGTTCGTGTAGCCGGCCAGCGCCACCAGGTCGAACCCGGACTCGCGGCGCTGTTCGCGCCGCGTCTCCTCCTTCTCGGCGATGGCGTCGAGTTCGTTCTTGATGCGCGAAATCTGCGCTTTGATGTCCTGTTCGCGCGACTCGTCGTACTCGCCGAGACCCATGAACCCGGGGCGCTCGTCGCGCTTTGCGAGCGAGGCCTTCGCCTCCGCGCGCGGGAGTTCGTAGCGGAGTTCCGCGAGTTCGACCTGCAGTTGGGCCTTCCGGGTGTTGGCCCGCTGGCCGAATATCTCCAGGATGAGCGTGAAGCGGTCGATGACCTCGACGCCCTCGGGGAGTTTCCCGCCGATGTTGTACGTCTGGTAAGGACCCAGACGGTTGTCGACGATGACCACCGCGGCGTCCGTGTCGACGGCGAGGGCGGTGAGTTCGTCCACCTTCCCCTCGCCAAAGTGGAACGCGGCGTCCTCCTCGCGCGACTGGGAGAGTTCGCCGACCACCTCGTACCCCGCGGCGCGCGCGAGGTCCCGTATCTCAGAGAGGTCCGCGG
This Halogeometricum sp. S3BR5-2 DNA region includes the following protein-coding sequences:
- a CDS encoding MutS-related protein, which encodes MRLQDYWGVGPKTSERLRESLGVERAVEAIEGADIRTLAEAGLPRGRAVRILRRANGAAGMDALGTRDVHEVYDELLTLAGEYAVTDHAADRIRVLTPLERVEDREDRLDDVLDAREAWESLGGDAREAVLDAFARYDEAGGSDRAAVEAALSLREAGLRGATFAALDGIDDDALREAAGALGYVEDDGSVAAGADEELDRLRERLDSVREMESGALDALESVRSRGVRSLDEFRSAFVEYVTEETDLRRGRVESATTDDAYDEADFASATLRNLVAELEADAEAREESVAADLRADVEAARADVDAAVAAVSDIAFELSLGRFAAEHDLVRPRLVDDGLAVRGARNLTLPGDVDPVSYAVGTHGLTGDPDSTPPSGDRVAVLTGANSGGKTTLLETLCQVALLASMGLPVPAEEAEVGAFDTVVFHRRHASFNAGVLESTLKSIVPPLSSGGRTLMLVDEFEAITEPGRAADLLEGLVSLTVRQDALGVYVTHLADELSPLPEQARIDGIFAEGLTEELALEVDYQPRFGTVGKSTPEFIVSRLVANARDRAERQGFEALAAAVGEEAVQRTLSDAVQ
- a CDS encoding DUF7511 domain-containing protein codes for the protein MSDSSAGSDGTPDARNITGADVDRSRDVDGREFELHSVVVSYEDGPDRCTVYPRRNRCLERVEAWISADFDAFVDLAEMR
- a CDS encoding CRTAC1 family protein; amino-acid sequence: MFEDRSGRLPDRRPLKGYGAAVTAGPDGPLLFVGGYGTDNRVLTGGDDGLVDATPDPLSDPHGHAFGVVAADVDADGDEEVYVHNSDAYGGISTERDRLFDRTATGWRDLFGLPVNAGRENVRAGRSVAAVDRLGTGRYGLLLACYGAPMRFYELGDDGEVTDMAEDVGVDFLTGGRSLVAGPVVTDRTDVFVGNERGPNYLLRNDGGRFSDVAEAFGLGAPGEHARGVALVDPDGDGAFDLVVGNWEGPNRLFERRGGGGGDDGEGNGDTDADPTFVDVAPAEWAEPTRTRTVLAADFDNDGAPEVFVNAMGAPNRLLRYRGGEWAVADPGDAAEPRGLGTGATVCDVDGDGTLELLVVHGEIGSQPLSLYAAPNDNRWLRVRPLTEHGAPARNAVVTLDTDRGTQTRLVDGGSGYLCQTEPVAHFGLGGDTAAAAVPEEVRVRWPGGRERGVDVSEEEAETELSVEHPANRGA
- a CDS encoding DUF7576 family protein yields the protein MVDPTSDLGEDVDESDAPACANCDEPILQSPTHRVVTWVEDGAVRHRHFCSEECREEFGE
- a CDS encoding ATP-dependent DNA helicase; this encodes MTAATRVRRVNWQAVFGHPEPYPEQADGIDAAVDAAEDGGFLVVEGACGTGKTMLALTAGIDRVRDPDSDYERVLVLTSVKQQLRQFEQDLRTINDNLPDDWNPVSALTLVGKADVCPYSRENVAAIDDSTVYDRCEGLRERTRNLVGDGGLTSTGKLVKEARAAQTGLLDSGSTTGPDYLETAGEPTPYLPETSEYEDTEYCPFYATFLDDLPEDGDPIEAVPFDVTESGLIDTEELVRLSAGYGTCPHSVMGAVLPHVEVVVGNYYHAFDPTTTGSFTGALLDESTFVVCDEAHMLEPRVRELVSDGVGDATLRDAENELTRVIQPVEFDGDGRESEDAELVRGELEESDVTLRELKETRDFVRDLREELDRRVTAHLDKELPDWRADLTRLDDDEIPLRDPEEPAEDELTAWADEAGYDEGTWVRAETVGAVAARVLNSAEEEDTRRAAPGVGRTLANWARADHAGYFREIELDRTWDESEREDSWRRAYNAHLALHNCIPGDAIAERLGEFGGGVLMSATLAPLDVFREVTGLNALESDDRPIAERTYGLAFPEENRASFAVDAPKFTYGNRGPPGEENPTRRAHVDACAEIARSPGNVLVGMPSYAEAEWMAGELESRLSKTVLLDEASDDGATERLKADFFGGEEKVLVTSLRGTLTEGVDYRGDRLAAAVVCGVPIINTSSPRTRAVKTAYDREFGSGPASGASGSMRGGTSRSGFEAALTVPAVRKARQAIGRVIRGPEEVGVRAFVDARYARDSWDGVREYFPEEEREEFSPVSPDMLRLGVDRFWSSVE
- a CDS encoding MFS transporter, which translates into the protein MTTRLFGTLCGLVFLVNLGRTAFAPLVETFQTQFGVGPATVGLVTTLVWMGTAVPRIPVGYLLTRVARHRVVLATGALLSLSAAFTALAPSVLAVQVGALGIGLASGAYFVAAVPLVGELYPDAVGRAIGVHGTAAQLAAVVAAPVVVAFVTVADWRATFWLLAVLAAVVTAVLAYTARDSDAVVETDVDRDFVGALRYWRLMGVGLLMIATAGFVWQGLFNFYVTYLVTAKSFSTTQASTMLTVVFAAGVPAFWLSGRLADRLPTVPYLLTVLAAYVAALFALTEVTGFLPVLAVTAVVGYTIHSMFPALDTWLLGTLPAEVRSSAYAVFSGASLLIEANGSGVVGVLTEAGYAFDDVFRAFAFGLAGVVVALVALYALGRIPGTERRAIVS
- a CDS encoding NAD(P)H-hydrate dehydratase, with the translated sequence MISSDRMAAVDENSEALGVPRKQLMESSGNAVARAVRDVADPGASVVVVAGRGNNGGDAFVAARFLDGYDVSVRLLGRPDSISTDIARENWDALQSAEYDAESVTDSKDLALGDPDVVVDAMLGTGVTGALREPEATAAEAMNGLDATVVAVDVPSGVNADTGEAEGVAVDADRVVTFHDQKPGLPDLDCEVTVADIGIPPAAEAFVGPGDLRSVREGVRGGDSRVFVIGGGPYTGAPALSGQSSLRAGADLTFVAAPSKVSGQIQGYAEDLIVQDYEGDHLTPDQVDGLVETAHDYDDVVVLGPGLGNDDETLEAAEQFLERFEGKAVVDADALAVVSEVDTDATLVCTPNRKELATMGGPDVDGPLRDAREEIEEFAADLGHVVVAKAAEDVVSDGERTRLVRAGTPAMTVGGTGDILAGIVAGLLGTQDPFDAACAGPFVNGRAAELLDDERAGGLLASDLLETIPRAIRGEGE
- the moaC gene encoding cyclic pyranopterin monophosphate synthase MoaC — protein: MTGGEGGDADADVNATDDSDLTHVDDDGDAQMVNVGEKPDSRRRAVARGTIHLTESTVGAIRADEIGKGDVLSTARIGAIQAVKHTWETIPMCHQIPITNVDTEFDVADDGVTLSVAVETTGKTGCEMEALEGVTTGLNVVWDMVKAAEKNDEGQYPETRISDVRVVEKKKRTG
- the hflX gene encoding GTPase HflX codes for the protein MSDGTPAVVAKRVDAGESADLSEIRDLARAAGYEVVGELSQSREEDAAFHFGEGKVDELTALAVDTDAAVVIVDNRLGPYQTYNIGGKLPEGVEVIDRFTLILEIFGQRANTRKAQLQVELAELRYELPRAEAKASLAKRDERPGFMGLGEYDESREQDIKAQISRIKNELDAIAEKEETRREQRRESGFDLVALAGYTNAGKSTLMRRLAEDLEVGENEGLHPDLAPTAESEDRLFTTLGTTTRRAETGTRDVLLTDTVGFVSNLPHWLVESFKSTLDSVYRADLVLLVVDASEPVEEMRDKLVTCHDTLYERNEAPIVTVLNKIDLVDPGELERKTEALRALAPNPVVVSGLTGENVSELADRIENELPDWREERLLLPMSDDSMSLVSWLYDHGHVENEEYDGENVLVEFAARPAIVEKARAKAADVRAGGAEAGAGAETDGGRRN